Proteins encoded within one genomic window of Couchioplanes caeruleus:
- a CDS encoding RICIN domain-containing protein — translation MSAHRRPANRGEAPQRRRSARDRGRRHTTPAAHRLLPVLLGITVLVIGGVIGPSVVDGRWGSGAKDRERITYASLPDDDPGRGLVYDGLVPAGKDSLCAGTYELDAETCTHGPDPAPAGLEVGNDVTPVTGKVPEPAEPRREAASVPPDAEIVRDEGGTSLAPGAPALIPDAAPGQADFVMGAHDVACEGDGRTGNRIQALYLHEFGTPSRYSGYLGSIRNWAAGVDQIFDASAAETGGSRHIRYVTTPQCRVDVAEVQLPEGALASFTSTIAALQTLGYDRNDRKYLIFADANVYCGIGTFVADNRPGLGNRNNGGPSYGRVDAGCWSSAVAAIETTHMLGALLRDSPNSTGAGSCTDDHDPLCYPDRSGEQLRPVCPKKQEIRLDCGHDDYFSTDPRPDSYLAKNWNVAQSEFLLRSDGGDEPPGAPNAAGASATAPPGATSPTPGATGGGEANGGTTGNGKTGGGTTGNGGTNGGTTGNGKTGGGTTGNGGTNGGTTGAGKAANDGATGNGRTGGGTTGGGEADGGGDAPGGPAGPPAGGPVTEPVAHAAGQAGRQAAVQAVLEVRESTSTSVRLIWSEAAPRSEYEVDVDGKTIARTTATRARLIGLRPDRKYQVTIRSTAGYAARALAQSAPAGRPAANSWFVLKNSLTGGAADLYAARTANGTPLTLGSADGGSQQQWKLVPAGNDSFSLQSRATGKCVVPLGGNPVAGAPLVQGDCAAAGSERWKLFATDHGFSLRTSGGDLTAGVGEQRFGTARLLVLQRPEQARHQSWTAVPG, via the coding sequence TTGTCCGCCCACCGACGGCCTGCGAATCGTGGGGAGGCTCCGCAGCGGCGGCGCTCAGCCCGCGACCGCGGCCGGCGGCACACGACCCCGGCCGCGCACCGGCTGCTGCCCGTGCTGCTCGGCATCACCGTGCTCGTCATCGGCGGCGTGATCGGCCCCAGCGTCGTCGACGGCCGGTGGGGTTCCGGGGCGAAGGACCGCGAGCGCATCACGTACGCGTCGCTGCCGGACGACGACCCGGGCCGGGGCCTGGTCTACGACGGCCTGGTGCCCGCCGGCAAGGATTCGCTCTGCGCGGGCACGTACGAGCTCGACGCCGAGACCTGCACCCACGGTCCGGACCCGGCGCCCGCCGGGCTGGAGGTCGGCAACGACGTCACCCCGGTGACAGGCAAGGTTCCCGAGCCCGCCGAGCCGCGTCGCGAGGCCGCGTCGGTGCCGCCGGACGCGGAGATCGTGCGCGACGAGGGCGGCACATCGCTCGCGCCGGGTGCGCCCGCGCTGATCCCGGACGCCGCACCGGGCCAGGCCGACTTCGTCATGGGCGCGCACGACGTGGCGTGCGAGGGCGACGGGCGTACGGGCAACCGCATCCAGGCGCTCTACCTGCACGAGTTCGGCACGCCGAGCCGCTACTCCGGCTACCTCGGCTCGATCCGGAACTGGGCGGCCGGCGTCGACCAGATCTTCGACGCCAGCGCGGCCGAGACCGGCGGTTCGCGGCACATCAGGTACGTGACCACGCCGCAGTGCCGCGTCGACGTCGCTGAAGTGCAGTTGCCCGAGGGAGCGCTCGCCTCCTTCACGAGCACCATCGCGGCGCTGCAGACCCTCGGCTACGACCGCAACGACCGCAAATACCTGATCTTCGCGGACGCGAACGTGTACTGCGGCATCGGCACGTTCGTCGCCGACAACCGGCCGGGGCTCGGCAACCGCAACAACGGCGGGCCGTCATACGGGCGGGTCGACGCCGGCTGCTGGAGCTCGGCGGTCGCGGCGATCGAGACGACCCACATGCTCGGCGCGCTGCTGCGCGACTCCCCCAACTCGACCGGCGCAGGTAGCTGCACCGACGACCACGACCCGCTGTGCTACCCGGACCGCTCCGGCGAACAGCTTCGACCGGTGTGCCCGAAGAAGCAGGAGATTCGCCTCGACTGCGGGCACGACGACTACTTCAGCACCGACCCCCGCCCGGACAGCTACCTGGCGAAGAACTGGAACGTGGCGCAGAGCGAGTTCCTGCTGCGCAGCGACGGCGGGGACGAGCCACCGGGCGCACCGAACGCCGCCGGAGCGTCCGCCACGGCGCCCCCGGGCGCCACGAGCCCGACACCGGGCGCCACCGGGGGCGGCGAGGCCAACGGCGGCACCACCGGAAACGGCAAGACCGGCGGCGGCACCACCGGGAACGGCGGGACCAACGGCGGCACCACCGGAAACGGCAAGACCGGCGGCGGCACCACCGGGAACGGCGGGACCAACGGCGGCACCACCGGCGCCGGCAAGGCCGCTAACGACGGCGCCACCGGAAACGGCCGAACCGGCGGCGGCACCACCGGGGGCGGCGAGGCCGACGGCGGCGGCGACGCCCCGGGCGGACCGGCCGGACCCCCGGCCGGCGGGCCCGTGACCGAGCCGGTCGCCCACGCCGCGGGCCAGGCCGGCCGGCAGGCCGCCGTGCAGGCCGTGCTCGAGGTCCGCGAGTCGACGAGCACCTCGGTCCGGCTCATCTGGAGCGAGGCGGCCCCGAGGTCGGAGTACGAGGTGGACGTCGACGGCAAGACCATCGCCAGGACCACGGCGACCCGCGCCCGGCTGATCGGGCTGCGGCCGGACCGCAAGTACCAGGTCACCATCCGCAGCACGGCCGGATACGCCGCCCGGGCGCTCGCCCAGTCGGCGCCCGCGGGCCGACCCGCGGCCAACTCCTGGTTCGTGCTGAAGAACTCGCTGACCGGCGGCGCGGCCGACCTCTACGCGGCCCGCACCGCGAACGGCACGCCGCTGACGCTGGGCAGCGCGGACGGCGGTTCCCAGCAGCAGTGGAAGCTCGTCCCGGCCGGGAACGACAGCTTCTCGCTGCAGTCGCGGGCGACCGGAAAGTGCGTGGTGCCGCTCGGCGGCAACCCGGTGGCCGGGGCGCCGCTGGTGCAGGGCGACTGCGCCGCGGCCGGCAGCGAGCGGTGGAAGCTCTTCGCCACCGACCACGGCTTCAGCCTGCGGACCAGCGGCGGCGACCTGACCGCCGGGGTGGGCGAGCAGCGCTTCGGCACGGCCCGGCTGCTCGTGCTGCAGCGCCCGGAGCAGGCCCGGCACCAGAGTTGGACGGCGGTGCCCGGCTGA
- a CDS encoding sensor histidine kinase, with product MAEAERRSAAVAGAVAAGAGRKGVDAAVKAAGGGVVLHAPGTTQNSRVPAEDLVAAGRGTAPTEIEVDGGVVRLQPVTVGGKTSVVEAFVSDTELAEGTARDWWILLGIMLGLIIGAVIVVDRLARGAVASVRNLVHAAMAVGGGDLGVRIHPSGPRELAEAGYAFNRMADRLVTSRTSERELVADLSHRLRTPLTVLRLDAEALDPDDTHIGEFSAAELDRRRGIRRIRQAIVTLEGEVDQLINTTRAAVAAQVADAPEEGLSDAAEVVRDRMVFWSALAGDQNRQYRVVGAQLRIPVPVARAELAAALDAVLGNVFRYTPQGTAFEVSLSRRDGWVALRIDDAGPGIDDPEKAMQRGQSEQGSTGLGLDIARRAAQAAGGSVSLARAAMGGASVVMLLADAEAPPKQASRFGLVGRLARERDPGKRKRPLQRTDDA from the coding sequence ATGGCCGAGGCCGAGCGGCGCAGCGCCGCCGTCGCCGGTGCGGTCGCGGCCGGCGCCGGCAGGAAGGGCGTCGATGCGGCCGTCAAGGCGGCCGGCGGCGGGGTCGTCCTGCACGCCCCCGGCACCACGCAGAACAGCCGCGTCCCGGCGGAGGATCTCGTCGCGGCCGGCCGCGGCACCGCACCCACCGAGATCGAGGTGGACGGAGGCGTCGTTCGGTTACAGCCTGTGACGGTCGGTGGCAAGACGTCGGTCGTCGAGGCCTTCGTGAGCGACACCGAGCTGGCCGAGGGCACCGCCCGCGACTGGTGGATCCTGCTCGGCATCATGCTCGGGCTGATCATCGGTGCGGTGATCGTCGTGGACCGGCTGGCCCGGGGCGCCGTCGCCTCGGTGCGCAACCTCGTGCACGCCGCGATGGCGGTGGGCGGCGGCGACCTGGGCGTCCGCATCCACCCGTCCGGGCCTCGCGAGCTCGCCGAGGCCGGCTACGCCTTCAACCGCATGGCCGACCGCCTGGTCACCTCGCGCACCAGCGAGCGGGAGCTGGTCGCCGACCTGTCCCACCGGCTGCGCACGCCGCTGACCGTCCTGCGCCTGGACGCCGAGGCGCTCGACCCCGACGACACCCACATCGGCGAGTTCTCCGCCGCCGAGCTGGACCGCCGGCGCGGCATCCGGCGCATCCGGCAGGCGATCGTCACCCTCGAAGGCGAGGTCGACCAGCTCATCAACACCACCCGGGCCGCGGTCGCCGCGCAGGTCGCCGACGCGCCCGAGGAGGGGTTGTCCGACGCCGCCGAGGTGGTCCGCGACCGCATGGTCTTCTGGTCCGCCCTGGCCGGCGACCAGAACCGGCAGTATCGCGTGGTGGGCGCCCAGCTTCGCATCCCGGTGCCGGTGGCGCGCGCGGAGCTCGCGGCGGCGTTGGACGCGGTGCTCGGCAACGTCTTTCGCTACACCCCGCAGGGCACGGCGTTCGAGGTGAGCCTCTCCCGCCGCGACGGCTGGGTGGCGCTGCGGATCGACGACGCCGGCCCGGGCATCGACGACCCGGAGAAGGCCATGCAGCGCGGCCAGAGCGAGCAGGGCTCGACCGGCCTGGGCCTGGACATCGCCCGGCGGGCCGCGCAGGCCGCCGGGGGCTCGGTCAGCCTGGCCCGGGCCGCGATGGGCGGCGCCAGCGTGGTGATGCTGCTCGCCGACGCGGAGGCCCCGCCGAAGCAGGCGAGTCGGTTCGGGCTGGTGGGCCGCCTGGCCCGTGAGCGCGATCCGGGGAAGCGCAAACGGCCGCTCCAGCGTACGGATGATGCATGA
- a CDS encoding response regulator transcription factor yields MATVLLVEDDHVVRGAMLRSLADRGHAVHAVGTALDALRRVASETPDLVVLDLGLPDLDGSDALRMLRGITDVPIIIATARDDEQTVVKLLRAGADDYMVKPFTGAHLDARITTVLRRVGRASRTAQPAVHEVGELRVDVGERSATLADQQLALTRKEFDLLAYLAARPGRVVSRRELLEEVWRQPSVGEDQTIDVHLYWLRRKLGESAAKPRYLRTVRGVGFRLVAPD; encoded by the coding sequence ATGGCCACGGTGTTGCTCGTCGAGGACGACCACGTCGTGCGCGGTGCGATGCTCCGGTCGCTGGCCGACCGGGGGCACGCCGTGCACGCCGTCGGGACGGCCCTCGACGCCCTGCGCCGGGTGGCCTCGGAGACCCCCGACCTGGTGGTGCTCGACCTCGGCCTGCCCGACCTCGACGGCTCGGACGCGCTGCGGATGCTGCGCGGCATCACCGACGTGCCGATCATCATCGCGACTGCCCGCGACGACGAGCAGACCGTCGTGAAGCTGCTGCGGGCCGGCGCCGACGACTACATGGTCAAGCCGTTCACCGGCGCCCACCTCGACGCGCGGATCACCACGGTGCTGCGCCGCGTCGGCCGGGCCAGCCGGACCGCGCAGCCCGCCGTGCACGAGGTCGGCGAGCTGCGGGTCGACGTCGGTGAGCGCAGTGCCACCCTGGCCGACCAGCAACTGGCCCTGACCCGTAAGGAATTCGACCTGCTGGCCTACCTGGCCGCACGCCCGGGCCGGGTGGTCTCCCGTCGTGAGCTGTTGGAGGAGGTATGGCGACAGCCGTCAGTCGGCGAGGACCAGACGATCGACGTGCATCTGTACTGGCTACGTCGGAAACTGGGCGAGTCCGCGGCGAAACCTCGCTACCTGCGCACCGTGCGGGGAGTCGGATTCAGGTTGGTGGCCCCGGACTAA
- the thrS gene encoding threonine--tRNA ligase, translating into MSAALVVPAGTTAADAVAAAGLPQSGPKAIVVVRESDGRLRDLDWTPARDTDVEAVPIDSPDGLDVLRHSAAHVLAQAVQDVFPEAKLGIGPPIRDGFYYDFDVQKPFQPDDLTKLEKRMQEIVKAGQTFRRREYGSLDEAKAELKNEPYKLELVDIKGDVDAEAAAVGAGELTHYDNVGKDGERVWGDLCRGPHLPSTRMIPAFKLMRSAAAYWRGSEKNPQLQRIYGTAWPSRDELKAYLNRLAEAERRDHRKLGTELDLFSFPDEIGSGLVVFHPKGGVIKREMEDYVRARHIEEGFQYVGTPHISKENLFHTSGHLPYYADTMFPPMHMEGADYYLKAMNCPMHNLIFRSRGRSYRELPMRLFEFGSVYRYEKSGVVHGLTRVRGLTQDDSHSYVTAEDAPAEIKHLLNFVLSLLRDFGLDDYYLELSTRDPKSDKFIGSDEQWEVATKVLEDVAVESGLDLVLDPGGAAFYGPKISVQAKDAIGRTWQMSTIQYDFNQPARFGLEYQAADGSRQEPVMIHSAKFGSIERFFGVLVEHYAGAFPAWLAPVQVVGIPIRDDHAGYLEEFVARLRKEGIRAEVDHSTDRMQKKIRTAQQQKIPFMAIAGDDDVQAGTVSFRYRDGSQRNGMALDEAVAHVAEVVRSRVNTGPSAA; encoded by the coding sequence GTGTCCGCAGCTCTGGTCGTACCGGCGGGGACGACGGCGGCCGACGCGGTGGCCGCCGCCGGCCTCCCGCAGTCCGGTCCCAAGGCGATCGTCGTGGTGCGTGAGTCCGACGGGCGCCTGCGCGACCTCGACTGGACGCCGGCGCGGGACACCGACGTCGAGGCGGTGCCCATCGACTCGCCGGACGGGCTCGACGTGCTGCGCCACTCGGCCGCGCACGTGCTCGCCCAGGCCGTGCAGGACGTGTTCCCGGAGGCCAAGCTGGGCATCGGGCCGCCGATCCGGGACGGGTTCTACTACGACTTCGACGTCCAGAAGCCGTTCCAGCCCGACGACCTGACCAAGCTCGAGAAGCGCATGCAGGAGATCGTCAAGGCCGGGCAGACCTTCCGGCGGCGCGAGTACGGCTCGCTCGACGAGGCCAAGGCGGAGCTGAAGAACGAGCCGTACAAGCTGGAGCTCGTCGACATCAAGGGCGACGTGGACGCCGAAGCCGCGGCGGTCGGCGCCGGCGAGCTGACCCACTACGACAACGTCGGCAAGGACGGGGAGCGGGTCTGGGGCGACCTGTGCCGCGGCCCGCACCTGCCCAGCACCCGGATGATCCCGGCGTTCAAGCTGATGCGCTCCGCCGCCGCATACTGGCGGGGCAGTGAGAAGAACCCGCAGCTCCAGCGGATCTACGGGACCGCCTGGCCGAGCCGCGACGAGCTGAAGGCGTACCTGAACCGGCTCGCCGAGGCCGAGCGCCGCGACCACCGCAAGCTCGGCACCGAGCTGGACCTCTTCTCCTTCCCCGACGAGATCGGCAGCGGCCTGGTGGTCTTCCACCCCAAGGGTGGCGTGATCAAGCGGGAGATGGAGGACTACGTCCGGGCGCGGCACATCGAGGAGGGGTTCCAGTACGTCGGCACCCCGCACATCTCCAAGGAGAACCTCTTCCACACCTCGGGCCACCTGCCGTACTACGCGGACACGATGTTCCCTCCGATGCACATGGAGGGCGCCGACTACTACCTCAAGGCGATGAACTGCCCGATGCACAACCTGATCTTCAGGTCGCGCGGGCGGTCATACCGTGAGCTGCCGATGCGGCTGTTCGAGTTCGGCTCGGTCTACCGCTACGAGAAGTCCGGCGTGGTCCACGGCCTGACCCGGGTGCGGGGCCTGACCCAGGACGACTCGCACTCGTACGTCACCGCCGAGGACGCCCCCGCCGAGATCAAGCACCTGCTGAACTTCGTGCTGTCGCTGCTGCGCGATTTCGGCCTGGACGACTACTACCTGGAGCTGTCCACCCGCGACCCGAAGAGCGACAAGTTCATCGGCTCGGACGAGCAGTGGGAAGTCGCCACCAAGGTGCTCGAGGACGTCGCGGTGGAGTCCGGGCTCGACCTGGTGCTCGACCCGGGCGGCGCCGCGTTCTACGGCCCGAAGATCAGCGTGCAGGCGAAGGACGCGATCGGCCGTACTTGGCAGATGTCGACCATCCAGTACGACTTCAACCAGCCGGCCCGCTTCGGCCTGGAGTACCAGGCGGCCGACGGCTCCCGCCAGGAGCCGGTGATGATCCACTCAGCGAAGTTCGGCTCGATCGAGCGGTTCTTCGGCGTGCTGGTCGAGCACTACGCGGGCGCCTTCCCGGCCTGGCTGGCCCCGGTGCAGGTGGTCGGCATCCCGATCCGCGACGACCACGCGGGCTACCTCGAAGAGTTCGTCGCGCGCCTGCGCAAGGAGGGCATCCGGGCCGAGGTCGACCACTCGACCGACCGGATGCAGAAGAAGATCCGCACCGCCCAGCAGCAGAAGATCCCCTTCATGGCCATCGCCGGCGACGACGACGTCCAGGCCGGCACGGTCTCCTTCCGCTACCGCGACGGCTCGCAGCGCAACGGAATGGCGCTGGACGAGGCGGTCGCCCACGTGGCCGAGGTGGTGCGCTCCCGGGTCAACACCGGACCCTCCGCGGCCTGA
- a CDS encoding HIT family protein, translated as MAYISGADRPEGGYEKPSGCPFCVAPGLPESETLVVARGEAVFVVLNLYPYNPGHLLVCPYRHVADYTDLTGPETAELAELTQRAMRVIRQASSPHGFNLGMNQGAVAGAGIAAHLHQHVVPRWGGDGNFMPVIGRTKVLPQLLGDTRELLAKAWAAGT; from the coding sequence ATGGCGTACATCTCCGGTGCGGACCGGCCCGAGGGAGGGTACGAGAAACCGTCCGGCTGCCCCTTCTGCGTCGCGCCGGGGTTGCCGGAGAGCGAGACCCTGGTGGTGGCGCGCGGCGAGGCGGTCTTCGTGGTGCTCAATCTGTACCCGTACAACCCGGGGCACCTGCTGGTGTGCCCCTACCGGCACGTGGCCGACTACACCGACCTGACCGGGCCGGAGACGGCGGAGCTGGCGGAGTTGACCCAGCGGGCGATGCGCGTGATCCGCCAGGCGAGCAGCCCGCACGGCTTCAACCTGGGGATGAACCAGGGCGCGGTGGCGGGCGCCGGCATCGCCGCGCACCTGCACCAGCACGTGGTGCCGCGGTGGGGCGGCGACGGCAACTTCATGCCGGTGATCGGCCGGACCAAGGTCCTGCCGCAACTGCTCGGCGACACGCGCGAACTGCTCGCGAAGGCCTGGGCCGCGGGGACCTGA
- a CDS encoding elongation factor G-like protein EF-G2 yields MAQKTQDNSAGPVVTEPGRVRNVVLVGHSGAGKTTLVEALLAATGTIPRAGTVADGTTVCDHDPAAIRQQRSVSLACAPVVHDGIKINLLDTPGYADFVGELRAGLRAADAALFVVSAVDGVDEATTALWEECAAVGMPRAVAITRLDHPRADYDQTLQDCQEAFGENVMPIYQPMLGDDGSSVAGLIGLVTLQVLDYSQGYPPRTAEAEPEHLNPIRDDRDLLIEGIIAESEDETLMDRYVAGELISTDTLVPDLEKAVARGNFYPVIPVCAGTGVGLDALLDALATGAPSPLEHDLPVVTGVDGSPRPPLTCDPAGPLVAEVVKTTIDRHVGRVSLVRVFSGTLRPELTVHVSGHGLTDRGHPDHDADERIAHVYSPLGAQLREVPACAAGDICAITKSGSAETGDTISGKDQPLLMRPWTMPEPLLPIAVVAKTRSDEDTLAKNLARLVAGDPTLRLERNASTHQLVLWCMGEAHADVVLERLRSGGADLETEPVKVALLETFGTASKGHGRHVKQSGGHGQYAVCDIEVTPLPRGTGFEFVDKVVGGAVPHNYIPSVEKGVRAQLERGIVAGYPVVDLRVTLVDGKAHSVDSSDAAFQTAGALALREAAEQGQMTLLEPVDEIVVRVPDTYVGAVMSDLSGRRGRPMGTDTDADGEHSLVRAEVPATELLRYAVELRALTSGAGTFSRTYARHEPMPVHLADAVRKEHAAAK; encoded by the coding sequence ATGGCGCAGAAGACCCAGGACAACTCGGCGGGGCCGGTGGTGACCGAGCCCGGCAGAGTACGCAACGTGGTGCTGGTGGGCCACTCCGGAGCGGGAAAGACGACGCTGGTCGAGGCGCTACTCGCCGCGACCGGCACGATCCCGCGCGCCGGAACGGTGGCCGACGGCACCACGGTCTGCGACCACGACCCCGCGGCGATACGCCAGCAGCGGTCCGTCTCGCTCGCGTGCGCGCCCGTCGTCCACGACGGCATCAAGATCAATCTTCTGGACACCCCCGGATACGCCGACTTCGTCGGTGAGCTGCGCGCCGGCCTGCGGGCCGCGGACGCCGCCCTCTTCGTGGTGTCCGCCGTCGACGGGGTGGACGAGGCGACCACCGCGCTCTGGGAGGAGTGCGCCGCCGTGGGTATGCCCCGCGCGGTCGCCATCACCCGGCTCGACCATCCCCGCGCCGACTACGACCAGACCCTGCAGGACTGCCAGGAGGCGTTCGGCGAGAACGTCATGCCGATCTATCAGCCGATGCTCGGCGACGACGGCAGCTCCGTCGCGGGTTTGATCGGGCTGGTGACCCTGCAAGTCCTGGACTACTCGCAGGGCTATCCGCCGCGCACCGCCGAGGCCGAGCCCGAGCACCTCAACCCGATCCGGGACGACCGCGACCTGCTCATCGAGGGGATCATCGCCGAGAGCGAGGATGAGACCCTGATGGACAGGTACGTCGCCGGCGAGCTGATCAGCACCGACACCCTCGTGCCGGACCTGGAGAAGGCGGTGGCCCGGGGCAACTTCTATCCGGTCATCCCGGTCTGCGCGGGCACCGGCGTCGGCCTCGACGCGTTGCTCGACGCGCTGGCCACCGGGGCGCCCTCGCCGCTGGAGCACGACCTGCCCGTGGTCACCGGCGTGGACGGCAGCCCGCGCCCACCGCTGACCTGCGACCCGGCCGGCCCGCTGGTCGCCGAGGTGGTCAAGACGACGATCGACCGCCACGTCGGACGGGTCTCGCTGGTCCGGGTCTTCTCCGGCACCCTGCGTCCCGAGCTGACGGTGCACGTCTCCGGGCACGGCCTGACCGACCGCGGCCACCCCGACCACGACGCCGACGAGCGCATCGCGCACGTCTACTCGCCGCTGGGCGCGCAGTTGCGGGAGGTGCCCGCCTGCGCCGCCGGGGACATCTGCGCGATCACCAAGTCGGGCAGTGCCGAGACCGGCGACACGATCTCGGGCAAGGACCAGCCGCTGCTCATGCGGCCCTGGACCATGCCCGAGCCGCTGCTGCCGATCGCCGTCGTGGCCAAGACGCGCTCCGACGAGGACACCCTGGCCAAGAACCTGGCCCGGCTGGTGGCCGGCGACCCGACGCTGCGCCTGGAACGCAACGCGAGCACCCACCAGCTCGTGCTCTGGTGCATGGGCGAGGCCCACGCCGACGTCGTGCTGGAGCGGCTCCGCTCCGGCGGCGCCGACCTGGAGACCGAGCCGGTGAAGGTCGCGCTGCTGGAGACCTTCGGCACCGCATCGAAGGGACACGGCCGGCACGTGAAGCAGTCCGGCGGGCACGGCCAGTACGCGGTCTGCGACATCGAGGTGACGCCCCTGCCCCGCGGCACGGGCTTCGAGTTCGTGGACAAGGTCGTCGGCGGCGCGGTGCCGCACAACTACATCCCGTCGGTCGAGAAGGGCGTCCGGGCACAGCTCGAGCGCGGCATCGTGGCCGGCTACCCGGTCGTCGACCTGCGCGTGACGTTGGTGGACGGCAAGGCGCACAGCGTCGACTCCTCCGACGCCGCATTCCAGACCGCGGGGGCGCTCGCCCTGCGCGAGGCCGCCGAGCAGGGCCAGATGACGCTGCTGGAGCCGGTCGACGAGATCGTCGTGCGGGTGCCGGACACGTACGTCGGCGCCGTGATGAGCGACCTCTCGGGCCGCCGGGGCCGCCCGATGGGCACCGACACCGACGCCGACGGGGAGCACAGCCTCGTCCGCGCCGAGGTGCCGGCGACCGAACTGCTGCGCTACGCCGTGGAGTTGCGCGCCCTCACGTCGGGGGCGGGCACGTTCTCCCGGACGTACGCACGGCACGAACCGATGCCGGTCCACCTGGCCGACGCGGTCCGCAAGGAGCACGCCGCCGCGAAGTGA
- the pgsA gene encoding phosphatidylinositol phosphate synthase — protein MAKIVSVPARAIVAYGVDPTARFLLRRGVSPNAVTVAGTIGVLVGAWFGAQGMLLWGTVIVTAFALTDALDGTMARMRGPAGQFGALLDSSMDRIADGAVFGAVVYYLATEGNPYGGVWAALVCLVGGQVVSYVKARAQSLGLNADVGIAERLERLVILGIGGLLGSADLEWGLPAALWVLAVLSLITVLQRLVHAARSDRPGAAPPDPVAPAGDAS, from the coding sequence ATGGCAAAGATCGTCAGCGTGCCCGCCCGGGCCATCGTCGCGTACGGCGTCGACCCGACCGCCCGCTTCCTGCTGCGTCGCGGCGTCTCCCCGAACGCGGTCACCGTCGCCGGCACCATCGGCGTGCTCGTCGGTGCCTGGTTCGGCGCCCAGGGGATGCTCCTCTGGGGCACGGTGATCGTCACCGCGTTCGCGCTGACGGACGCCCTCGACGGCACGATGGCGCGCATGCGCGGCCCCGCCGGCCAGTTCGGCGCGTTGCTCGACTCGTCGATGGACCGCATCGCCGACGGCGCGGTCTTCGGCGCCGTCGTCTACTACCTGGCGACCGAGGGCAATCCGTACGGCGGCGTGTGGGCCGCCCTCGTCTGCCTCGTCGGCGGGCAGGTCGTCTCCTACGTCAAGGCGCGCGCGCAGAGCCTCGGCCTCAACGCCGACGTCGGCATCGCCGAGCGCCTCGAGCGCCTGGTGATCCTGGGCATCGGCGGCCTGCTCGGCAGCGCCGATCTGGAGTGGGGGCTGCCGGCCGCGCTCTGGGTGCTCGCCGTCCTGTCGCTGATCACCGTCCTCCAGCGGCTGGTCCACGCCGCCCGCTCCGACCGTCCCGGCGCCGCGCCGCCGGACCCCGTCGCCCCGGCGGGCGATGCCTCGTGA
- a CDS encoding phosphatidylinositol mannoside acyltransferase, translating to MKDRLTELGYAAGWRLVRTLPLPAARAIFNAAADRAARGNGPGTQRLRRNLRQVVGPDMGDAELDELVRAGLRSYARYWMEAFRLPSQSREQFLDGFHLVNEEELHKAVADGKGVVLALPHVGNWDAAAAWLVSHDYKMITVAERLRPEGLFERFVAYREKLGMEVLPLTGGERPPLDVLAERLVQGWAVALLADRDLSARGVEVRFFGGRTRMPPGPALLALRTGAPLFAADIWFSPERAMARVRRIEPATEGALDVRVKETTQRMADAFEVGIAEHPQDWHMLQKLWLDQSARV from the coding sequence GTGAAGGACCGGCTCACCGAGCTCGGGTACGCCGCGGGGTGGCGGCTCGTGCGCACGCTGCCGCTGCCGGCCGCGCGCGCGATCTTCAACGCCGCCGCCGACCGGGCCGCCCGCGGCAACGGCCCGGGGACCCAGCGGCTGCGCCGCAACCTGCGTCAGGTGGTCGGGCCCGATATGGGCGACGCCGAGCTCGACGAGCTGGTGCGGGCCGGGCTGCGCTCGTACGCCCGCTACTGGATGGAGGCCTTCCGGCTGCCGTCGCAGTCCCGCGAGCAGTTCCTCGACGGCTTCCATCTGGTGAACGAGGAGGAACTGCACAAGGCCGTCGCCGACGGCAAGGGCGTCGTCCTCGCGCTGCCGCACGTCGGCAACTGGGACGCGGCCGCCGCCTGGCTCGTCTCCCACGACTACAAGATGATCACCGTCGCCGAGCGCCTGCGGCCCGAGGGGCTCTTCGAGCGCTTCGTCGCGTACCGGGAGAAGCTCGGGATGGAGGTGCTCCCGCTGACCGGCGGCGAGCGGCCCCCGCTCGACGTGCTCGCCGAGCGGCTCGTCCAGGGCTGGGCGGTGGCGCTCCTGGCCGACCGTGACCTGTCCGCGCGCGGGGTCGAGGTGCGGTTCTTCGGCGGCCGCACCCGGATGCCGCCCGGCCCGGCGCTGCTCGCGCTGCGCACGGGCGCCCCGCTGTTCGCCGCGGACATCTGGTTCTCCCCGGAGCGGGCCATGGCCCGGGTGCGCCGCATCGAGCCCGCCACCGAGGGCGCCCTCGACGTGCGCGTCAAGGAGACAACCCAGCGGATGGCGGACGCGTTCGAGGTGGGCATCGCCGAGCACCCGCAGGACTGGCACATGCTCCAGAAGCTGTGGCTCGATCAGAGCGCCCGGGTCTGA